In Poecile atricapillus isolate bPoeAtr1 chromosome 22, bPoeAtr1.hap1, whole genome shotgun sequence, a genomic segment contains:
- the CEP104 gene encoding centrosomal protein of 104 kDa produces MPHKIGFTVVSSSGHEDGFSARELMVHAPTVNGWRSPRLCQYPQEIILQLVERCRIRKLQLLAHQYMIASKIEFYISESLPEYFAPYQSERFQRLGYVPLSDNEKTDFRARELKSVYMDAVGQYLKLIFHKNYVNKYNLYGQVALVAVNIIGDPEDYDNDSMSSPSREKLIDHYLGIKLDDPALDGTYLGKRDSISPLDDLAFDMYQDPEVAQIIRRLDEKKREAVCLECYDHAKKLKQAIADLQKVGERLGRYEVEKRYAVEKEDYDLAKKKKEQMDEYRLKVYQQLDLHDLLDAKLLIQKTPELPLGSVSSTEIPQSSPPEPGDPPQGEPRRAEPVLEEQLVDPASSEHVVPSQSPLSPRTQPTTSKEVFSKENAEFLPYDERPLPAICRQVDEAVTYLEPEVTEEGMGDTPRTGNTEEPELLTKKALREASPVVEVFGETLVSGAYSRTWSCREEALLTVYKKLMEVSVDTPKEDLRNMLRAAVFLVRRAIKDTVSSVFQASLKLLKMIITQYVPKHKLGKLETSHCVEKTLPHLLSRTGDSSSRLRLLASTFIQEMALCPEVKPLQIVPVHLVKTLKPNSPTHLAMSHVELVESLLRAMGTENSGFTVNNVMKFATGALEHRAHEVREVVLRIIFAMYREHRAAVLEYLPHDDANARKTMRYKTLFEGFAKIDGKSSETELRAQRKAATEAEKQKKEEMKVLKGNPAALKLELQAEVEAEEEKESDFQKTEGQGYQEYEGPRVTAAKIQEELSSVANYLDNLCIFCGERNESFTEEGLDLHYWKHCPMLTRCEHCKQMLEISSLTEHLLIDCDQRDSFGRCPRCREAVPRDTLPRHIKSRVCNPARPENTANHCPLCHDNFPPGEEAWRCHLMGKDGCKMNQRRTSPMNKTIVVQPAKVGGHYLRKPGPSGAKIQPPSIGSKIRTREGPNKSSGKTYSKR; encoded by the exons ATGCCACACAAGATTGGTTTCACTGTGGTCAGTTCGTCGGGACACGAGGATGGGTTCAGTGCTCGGGAGCTGATGGTTCACGCACCGACGGTGAATGGGTGGCGTTCGCCCAG GCTCTGTCAGTACCCCCAGGAAATCATCCTGCAGTTGGTGGAGAGGTGTCGGATCcggaagctgcagctgcttgcTCACCAGTACATGATTGCAAGCAAAATTGAATTCTACATCAGTGAAAGTCTGCCTGAATACTTTGCTCCATATCAGTCAGAGAGGTTTCAGAGACTTGG TTATGTCCCGCTCTCAGACAATGAGAAGACTGATTTCAGAGCTCGAGAGTTGAAATCTGTGTACATGGATGCAGTTGGCCAGTACCTCAAGCTgattttccataaaaattatGTCAATAAATACAACTTGTATGGGCAG GTTGCCCTGGTAGCTGTCAACATCATCGGGGATCCAGAAGACTATGACAATGACAGCATGAGCAGT CCTTCCAGAGAGAAGCTGATAGATCACTACTTGGGAATTAAATTGGATGACCCTGCCTTAGATGGAACTTACCTTGG GAAACGTGACTCCATTTCACCTCTGGATGATCTGGCCTTTGACATGTACCAGGACCCAGAAGTGGCTCAGATAATCCGGAGGCTGGATGAGAAGAAACGGGAAGCTGTGTGTCTCGAGTGCTACGACCATGCCAAGAAGCTCAAACAGGCTATTGCAGACTTGCAGAAG GTGGGGGAGAGACTTGGCCGGTACGAGGTGGAGAAGCGTTACGCTGTAGAAAAGGAGGATTATGACCTTGCCAAGAAAAAGAAGGAGCAGATGGATGAGTACAGGCTAAAGGTGTACCAGCAGCTGGACCTGCACGACCTCCTGGATGCAAAGCTGCTG aTCCAAAAGACACCTGAGTTGCCTTTGGGATCTGTGAGTAGCACTGAGATCCCCCAGAGCTCCCCTCCTGAGCCTGGAGACCCACCCCAAGGAGAGCCCCGGAGGGCAGAGCCTGTGCTGGAAGAGCAGTTGGTGGATCCCGCTTCTTCTGAGCATGttgttccctcccagtcccctcttTCTCCTCGGACTCAGCCCACAACCTCCAAGGAGgtgttttccaaggaaaat GCTGAATTTTTACCTTATGATGAGAGACCTCTCCCAGCCATCTGCAGGCAGGTGGATGAAGCTGTTACCTACCTTGAGCCAGAGGTGACTGAAGAGGGCATGGGTGATACTCCAAGGACTGGCAATACTGAGGAGCCTGAACTGCTCACAAAAAAGGCACTGAGAGAAGCCAGCCCTGTTGTGGAAGTTTTTGGAGAGACTTTG GTTTCAGGAGCGTATTCCAGAACTTGGTCGTGTCGAGAAGAGGCTTTACTGACTGTGTACAAGAAGCTGATGGAAGTGTCAGTGGACACTCCAAAGGAGGATTTAAGGAACATGCTGAGGGCTGCTGTTTTCCTTGTGAGGAGGGCCATCAAAGACACTGTGTCTTCA GTTTTTCAGGCTTCCCTGAAACTTCTAAAAATGATTATTACCCAATATGTACCAAAACACAAACTAGGAAAGCTAGAAACTTCTCATTGTGTGGAAAAAACCCTGCCACATTTGCTCTCTAGAACAGGAGACTCTTCATCCCGTCTTCGTCTTCTGGCTTCAACCTTCATCCAG GAAATGGCACTGTGCCCTGAAGTAAAACCTCTCCAGATTGTTCCAGTCCACCTGGTTAAAACATTAAAACCAAACTCCCCAACACACCTGGCAATGAGTCATGTGGAATTGGTGGAATCTCTCTTGCGAGCCATGGGGACTGAAAACTCTGGGTTTACCGTCAACAACGTCATGAAG TTTGCCACGggagctctggagcacaggGCTCATGAGGTGCGTGAGGTGGTACTGCGGATCATCTTTGCCATGTACAGGGAGCACagggcagctgtgctggaatATCTCCCACATGACGATGCCAACGCCCGCAAGACCATGCGCTACAAAACGCTCTTTGAGGGGTTTGCCAAAATCGATGGGAAATCTTCTGAAACTGAACTGAGG gcacagagaaaagcagcaacagaagcagagaaacagaaaaaggaagaaatgaaagTTCTAAAAGGCAACCCAGCAGCTTTAAAGTTAGAGTTACAAGCAGAGGTTGAAGCTGAAGAG GAGAAAGAATCCGATTTTCAGAAGACAGAGGGTCAAG GTTACCAGGAATACGAAGGCCCCCGGGTTACAGCAGCAAAGATTCAGGAGGAACTTTCCTCTGTTGCAAATTACCTAGATAA cttgtGTATTTTTTGTGGTGAAAGGAATGAGTCCTTCACAGAGGAAGGGTTGGATCTGCATTACTGGAAGCATTGCCCCATGTTAACCCGATGTGAGCACTGCAAACAG ATGCTGGAGATCTCCAGCCTGACGGAGCACCTGCTGATCGACTGTGACCAAAGGGACAGCTTTGGGAGGTGCCCACGCTGCAGAGAGGCAGTGCCCAGGGACACGCTGCCCAGACACATAAAGAGCAGGGTTTGCAATC CTGCCAGACCAGAAAATACGGCAAACCACTGCCCTTTGTGCCATGACAACTTTCCCCCTGGAGAGGAG GCCTGGAGATGTCACCTGATGGGCAAAGATGGCTGTAAAATGAACCAGCGAAGGACATCCCCCATGAACAAAACCATTGTGGTGCAGCCTG CCAAAGTGGGTGGCCACTATTTAAGGAAACCAGGTCCTTCAGGAGCAAAAATTCAACCTCCTTCAATAGGAAGCAAGATCAGAACCCGAGAGGGCCCAAATAAAAGCAGTGGCAAAACATACTCAAAGCGATGA
- the CCDC27 gene encoding coiled-coil domain-containing protein 27 isoform X1: MEACGGSQGPAPTEIMGQLQQELRKAKDDHNMAIGAISSLQRQMEIQESELRRIRSEKEFLQKQLREREVQLQALSDKFCSLTEEQRQEEIMVMMEEENRNLKQVVREQESQLAEQNKIISELHGKISQLQAEVVSTHLHLLEQKQAQKEIQSQAEALQHKELQTRVALEHISSKFERYRNKIIQATFSVEGIQSPSAELTDNEVLEAMQKIINERTEFQQMLKNKGSKMSLLSSDSRTSSPARRRTSSRIERL; the protein is encoded by the exons ATGGAAGCCTGTGGCGGCTCGCAGGGACCGGCGCCCACCGAAATCATGGGACAACTCCAGCAGGAGCTGCGGAAAGCCAAGGATGACCACAACATGGCCATAG GTGCTATCTCTTCCTTGCAAAGACAGATGGAGATCCAAGAATCCGAGCTTCGGAGAATCAGATCTGAAAAGGAATTTCTCCAGAAGCAGCTCAGAGAGCGAGAAGTCCAGCTCCAAGCTTTGTCTGACAAG TTTTGCAGCCTGACAGAAGAACAGAGGCAAGAAGAAATCATGGTGATGATGGAGGAGGAGAACCGTAATCTTAAACAG GTTGTTAGAGAACAGGAATCCCAGCTGGCTGAGCAGAACAAGATCATCAGTGAGTTACACGGGAAAatcagccagctgcaggccgAGGTTGTGAGCACCCACCTTCACCTCCTGGAGCAGAAACAGGCCCAGAAGGAGATCCAGAGCCAGGCTGAGGCACTGCAGCACAAGGAGCTGCAAACTAGAGTGGCACTGGAGCACATCAGCAGCAAG TTTGAAAGGTATCGAAACAAAATAATCCAGGCTACGTTCAGCGTGGAGGGCATCCAGAGCCCCTCGGCCGAGCTCACAGACAATGAGGTGCTGGAGGCAATGCAG aaaatcaTTAATGAGCGGACGGAGTTCCAGCAGATGCTGAAGAACAAGGGTAGCAAGATGTCACTGCTCAGCAGCGACAGCCGCACATCATCACCTGCAAGGAGAAGGACCTCCTCCAGGATAGAAAGGCTCTGA
- the LOC131587282 gene encoding inositol 2-dehydrogenase-like, with protein MGRRRKTLHDYAAEFSELSVRREPAGPSAPGPAVAVETLFCTPCQLPLRVRRDRILEHLSSGRHCRNRRLLRQLGLRAPGLRSAGPDSSLSLSLPLPLDVPSLLSHPSFLITTGSSTGYSMVPSPPSYHKLLIPHHPIPTTHRDDPTPSTSRSHPSLLATFHTRIEPLGQSGPTPDASNSPMPPSCHGSSGIGLVLFGAGLVSKALLQSLVEETGCCLLYVVEDRPEEVERAFGTKVPASTRVLRQQDAAIALGDPRVSGAIICSPPDEASEMVRDALRAGKGVFCEGLPSLDRQTAEACFDEASRCGRPLVCGFYKRFDPALQFLYKKVRDSQALGRIHRISTISSLYPAASLSLLKASGGIFYNAAVHDIDIISLLLGESVPDTVFSLGHAFCADTSCLRDVDTVAISMKFPSGAIVTLDVSQHCTRSCDQRLEVGSCCSVKSVLAPQPSTSFPL; from the exons ATGGGGCGGAGGAGGAAGACGCTGCACGACTACGCGGCCGAGTTCTCGGAGCTGTCGGTGCGGCGGGAGCCGGCGGGGCCGAGCGCGCCGGGCCCGGCCGTTGCCGTGGAGACGCTGTTCTGCACCCCGTGCCAGCTGCCCCTGAGGGTGCGCCGCGACCGCATCCTGGAGCACCTCAGCTCGGGCCGCCACTGCCGCAACCGCCGCCTGCTCCGGCAGCTCGGGCTGCGCGCCCCGGGGCTCCG ctctgcaggtcctgactccagcctgagcctgagcctgcccctgccACTCGACGTGCCCTCCTTGCTCTCCCATCCCTCCTTCCTCATCACCACTGGATCCAGCACCGGCTACAGCATGGTCCCATCCCCGCCCTCCTACCACAAACTGCTGATTCCCCACCACCCCATTCCCACCACACACAGGGACGACCCAACGCCCTCCACCTCTCGCAGCCACCCCTCACTGCTGGCCACCTTCCACACGAGGATTGAACCTCTTGGCCAAAGTGGGCCCACACCTGATGCCTCCAACAGCCCAATGCCCCCCTCATGTCACGGTAGCAGTGGCATCGGCCTCGTGCTCTTCGGTGCGGGGCTTGTGAGCAAAGCCTTGTTGCAAAGCCTGGTGGAGGAGACGGGCTGCTGCCTGCTGTACGTGGTGGAGGATCGGCCAGAGGAGGTGGAACGTGCCTTCGGCACCAAGgtcccagccagcaccagggTGCTGCGGCAGCAGGACGCCGCCATCGCGCTCGGTGATCCGCG AGTCTCTGGAGCCATTATTTGTTCCCCACCTGATGAAGCCTCTGAGATGGTAAGAGATGCCTTACGAGCAG GTAAAGGTGTGTTCTGCGAGGGGCTGCCCAGcttggacagacagacagcagaaGCCTGTTTTGATGAGGCCAGCAGGTGTGGGAGGCCACTTGTATGTGGATTCTACAA GCGCTTTGACCCAGCCCTGCAGTTCTTGTACAAGAAGGTGCGGGACAGCCAGGCGCTGGGCAGGATCCACCGGATATCCACCATCAGCAGCCTCTATCCAGCAGCCTCTCTGAGCCTGCTGAAAGCCTCAG GTGGCATTTTTTACAACGCTGCTGTGCATGACATAGATATTATCAGTTTGTTGTTGGGAGAGAGTGTGCCAGATACAGTattttccctgggccatgcctTCTGTGCAG ACACGAGCTGCCTGAGGGATGTGGACACGGTTGCCATCAGCATGAAGTTCCCCAGCGGGGCCATTGTCACTCTGGATGTCAGCCAGCACTGCACCAGGAGCTGTGACCAGCGGCTGGAGGTGGGGTCCTGCTGCTCAGTCAAGTCTGTTTTGGCTCCACAGCCCAGCACAAGTTTTCCCCTCTGA
- the LRRC47 gene encoding leucine-rich repeat-containing protein 47 translates to MAAAAEPWPELEAAARERRRELSLAGAAVAERVAAGGGRLPEALLALPLLQSLELSGCAALRELGPGVAAALPALHTLVLSRNALGPAGLGAGLGGPLPALRLLDLSGNGLEALPAALGGTGDGAGDAAPAFPQLRSLNLSANRLRELGPGLARAAPQLQELLLAGNRLRALPGGLLPPAGPPAPFPLLSRLDAADNEVAELGADIAALPALKSLDVANNQLRELPAALADCPRLKEANFRGNQLRDKRLEKMVNGCQTKAILEYLRAGGRGKGKAEGAREDVRKKKREKQKKDSGDGEQDEVEEASKLLVKVLHVSENPAPLVVKVSPGVKDVRAFIVCCVLKGVNLKPGNALKRFLTMQTKLHEDICEKRTVATIATHDLQLVKAPLTYDVQPPDELKIMPLGRKEIKAKDLLRQLQLEAEEQRKQKKRQNVSGLHKYLQLLDGKDNYPCLLDAEGAVISFPPITNSEKTKIRKETQDLFLEVTSDTSLQICKDVMDTLILKIAELNRSTLQNKEGSGSDTELDALCGPGNLNLPLVVEQVRVVDTDGNLKVLYPSKTDLATVSSLLTVIR, encoded by the exons atggcggcggcggcggagccgTGGCCGGAGCTGGAGGCGGCGGCtcgggagcggcggcgggagctGTCGCTGGCGGGCGCGGCGGTGGCCGAGCgggtggcggcgggcggcgggcggctGCCGGAGGCGCTGCTggcgctgccgctgctgcaGTCGCTGGAGCTGAGCGGCTGCGCGGCGCTGCGGGAGCTCGGCCCGGGCGTGGCGGCCGCGCTGCCCGCGCTCCACACGCTGGTGCTGAGCCGCAACGCGCTGGGCCCGGCCGGGCTGGGCGCGGGGCTGGGCGGGCCCCTGCCCGCGCTCCGCCTGCTCGACCTGTCCGGGAACGGGCTGGAGGCGCTGCCCGCCGCGCTCGGCGGGACGGGGGACGGCGCAGGGGACGCGGCCCCGGCCTTCCCGCAGCTGCGCAGCCTCAACCTGAGCGCGAACCGGCTGCGGGAGCTGGGCCCGGGGCTCGCCCGCGCTGCGccgcagctgcaggagctgctgctggccggGAACCGGCTGCGGGCGCTGCCCGGCGGGCTCCTGCCCCCCGCGGGACCCCCCGCGCCCTTCCCGCTGCTCAGCCGCCTGGACGCGGCCGACAACGAGGTGGCTGAGCTGGGCGCGGACATCGCGGCGCTGCCGGCGCTCAAG AGCCTGGACGTGGCCAACAACCAGCTGCGGGAGCTGCCCGCCGCTCTGGCCGACTGCCCCCGGCTGAAGGAGGCCAACTTCAGGGGCAACCAGCTGAGGGACAAGCGGCTGGAGAAGATGGTCAATGGGTGCCAGACGAAGGCCATTCTGGAGTACCTACGGGCCGGGGGCCGTGGGAAGGGGAAGGCCGAGGGTGCCAGAGAGGACGtcaggaagaagaagagggagaagcagaagaaggacagtggggatggggagcaggatgAGGTGGAAGAGGCGAGCAAGCTGCTGGTGAAGGTTCTGCACGTCTCTGAGAACCCTGCGCCTTTGGTGGTTAAAGTGAGCCCAGGTGTCAAAGATGTTCGAGCCTTCATCGTGTGCTGTGTGCTGAAAGGAGTGAACTTAAAGCCGGGAAATGCTCTCAAGAGGTTCCTGACCATGCAG ACTAAGCTGCATGAGGACATCTGTGAGAAGCGCACAGTGGCCACCATTGCCACCCACGACTTGCAGCTGGTCAAAGCTCCTCTGACATATGATGTTCAGCCTCCTGATGAGCTCAAG ATCATGCCCCTGGGTCGGAAGGAGATCAAGGCAAAGGACCTTCTCcgccagctgcagctggaggctgaGGAGCAGCGGAAGCAGAAGAAGCGTCAGAACGTCTCTGGGCTGCACAA gtacctgcagctgctggatggTAAAGACAACTACCCGTGCCTGCTGGATGCTGAAGGTGCTGTGATTTCCTTCCCACCAATAACCAATAGTGAGAAAACAAAG ATTAGAAAAGAGACACAGGACCTGTTTCTGGAAGTGACAAGTGATACCAGTTTACAGATCTGCAAAGATGTGATGGACACCCTTATCCTG AAAATTGCAGAGCTGAACAGATCCACCTTGCAGAACAAGGAAGGCTCTGGTTCAGATACGGAGTTGGATGCTCTCTGTGGACCAGGGAATTTGAACCTGCCCTTGGTAGTGGAGCAGGTGCGAGTGGTGGACACGGATGGGAACTTGAAAGTACTTTATCCTTCAAAAACTGACCTGGCTACAGTTTCCTCTCTGCTGACTGTGATCCGTTAG
- the CCDC27 gene encoding coiled-coil domain-containing protein 27 isoform X2: MEACGGSQGPAPTEIMGQLQQELRKAKDDHNMAIGAISSLQRQMEIQESELRRIRSEKEFLQKQLREREVQLQALSDKVVREQESQLAEQNKIISELHGKISQLQAEVVSTHLHLLEQKQAQKEIQSQAEALQHKELQTRVALEHISSKFERYRNKIIQATFSVEGIQSPSAELTDNEVLEAMQKIINERTEFQQMLKNKGSKMSLLSSDSRTSSPARRRTSSRIERL; encoded by the exons ATGGAAGCCTGTGGCGGCTCGCAGGGACCGGCGCCCACCGAAATCATGGGACAACTCCAGCAGGAGCTGCGGAAAGCCAAGGATGACCACAACATGGCCATAG GTGCTATCTCTTCCTTGCAAAGACAGATGGAGATCCAAGAATCCGAGCTTCGGAGAATCAGATCTGAAAAGGAATTTCTCCAGAAGCAGCTCAGAGAGCGAGAAGTCCAGCTCCAAGCTTTGTCTGACAAG GTTGTTAGAGAACAGGAATCCCAGCTGGCTGAGCAGAACAAGATCATCAGTGAGTTACACGGGAAAatcagccagctgcaggccgAGGTTGTGAGCACCCACCTTCACCTCCTGGAGCAGAAACAGGCCCAGAAGGAGATCCAGAGCCAGGCTGAGGCACTGCAGCACAAGGAGCTGCAAACTAGAGTGGCACTGGAGCACATCAGCAGCAAG TTTGAAAGGTATCGAAACAAAATAATCCAGGCTACGTTCAGCGTGGAGGGCATCCAGAGCCCCTCGGCCGAGCTCACAGACAATGAGGTGCTGGAGGCAATGCAG aaaatcaTTAATGAGCGGACGGAGTTCCAGCAGATGCTGAAGAACAAGGGTAGCAAGATGTCACTGCTCAGCAGCGACAGCCGCACATCATCACCTGCAAGGAGAAGGACCTCCTCCAGGATAGAAAGGCTCTGA